The DNA region GAGCGCCACTTTTTCAAGAGGCAGAATCCGCCTTCCGCCATCCGAAATCCGCCATCAACGGCTATTGCTTTGTCAAGTTAGTATTTGTAGGTAAAGTCTCTTTAGTTTAATTCGTATTTTCGTTGGCGAATTACCAAACCAACCTAATAAAGACATCGACAAAATATTCAACTTACTTTAATAAACTTGACAAGGTACTATTCTATGTCCTTTAAATAAGAATCAAAGTAATCAATGGTTGACTTGAGGCCTTCTTCTAGTGAGACTTGTGGTTCCCAACCCAGCAATTTTTTGGCCTGGTCAATATTAGGCCGCCTTACCCGGGGATCATCCTGGGGGAGTGGATTAAAGACAAGCCGGCTTTTGGCGCCGGTCAATTCCAGGATTTTCTCTGCAAATTGGAGGATACTCATTTCCGCCGGGTTCCCAAGGTTAACCGGCGCATGGATACCGCTGTTAATAAGCCGGTATATCCCTTCGATAAGATCCGAAACATAGCAAAAACTTCGGGTCTGGGAACCGTCTCCAAAGATGGTCAGGGGTTCGCCTTTTAAGGCCTGGCAAATAAAAGCCGGAACTACCCGGCCATCGTTTATCCGCATTCTGGGACCGTAAGTGTTAAATATCCTGACAATCCTGGTGTCTAATCCATGTGCCCGATGGTAGGCCATCACCAAGGCCTCGCCGTACCTCTTGGCTTCATCATAGACCCCACGCGGACCAATAGGGTTCACATTACCCCAGTAATCCTCTCCCTGGGGATTAACTAAGGGGTCTCCATATACCTCAGAGGTGGAAGCCAGTAAATAAGTGGCTCGTTTGGCCTCGGCCAAACCGAGGGTCTTATGCGTCCCTAAAGCGCCCACCTTCAGGGTTTGAATGGGAAGTCTCATATAGTCTATGGGGCTGGCCGGCGAAGCAAAGTGAATAACCAGATCAAGTTTTCCCTCAATCTCGATATATTCCGTCACATCATGTTTATGAAAAGTAAATCTTTCATTTTTAATGTGAGCGATATTAGCCATACTCCCGGTAATCAGGTTGTCCATCGCAATGACTTCATGCCCCTTTGAGAGCAAAAAATCACAAAGGTGAGAACCAAGAAACCCAGCCCCACCAGTAACAAGTATCCGCATTTATCTCCTCCTCTCCCTCATATCTTCTCAATATCTGGGCGAAGGTCCGTAATTAGGTAATCGGTAACAACTGATTACTGGTTACGCCTCACCGATAACCGATCACCTGGTTACCCCGATTTATTGAGAAGATACTCTTCCTCGATAAGCTTGTATTGTAAGCGTAGAGG from bacterium includes:
- a CDS encoding UDP-glucuronic acid decarboxylase family protein, which translates into the protein MRILVTGGAGFLGSHLCDFLLSKGHEVIAMDNLITGSMANIAHIKNERFTFHKHDVTEYIEIEGKLDLVIHFASPASPIDYMRLPIQTLKVGALGTHKTLGLAEAKRATYLLASTSEVYGDPLVNPQGEDYWGNVNPIGPRGVYDEAKRYGEALVMAYHRAHGLDTRIVRIFNTYGPRMRINDGRVVPAFICQALKGEPLTIFGDGSQTRSFCYVSDLIEGIYRLINSGIHAPVNLGNPAEMSILQFAEKILELTGAKSRLVFNPLPQDDPRVRRPNIDQAKKLLGWEPQVSLEEGLKSTIDYFDSYLKDIE